A part of Myxococcus landrumus genomic DNA contains:
- a CDS encoding tetratricopeptide repeat protein yields MSVLAEVERLRRKVEAGESLSDAELEALRSHAGRGEGPVLRLTVAHALINAGADREALPLLEALRRDFPQDLPVMLGLARALLGLERHGDAEALLRQVWSREPGDPEVLKVLSVLALRRGEVGKAQAYVEEALARDPFDGEARLLKEELEAAELPPPSAPEEQVLRPEFIAALTGALGRARVSFRRQGKDLLVKLATGGVGRVDVGSLYAAYLEAPGTQGLLAYAEALAARLSGLDSGLGSGDAPLESRLRPVLRPPRFVEKAVGALHRPGPAGLEVFYVLEDADFVRYLPESALGPAGLTPEAVDEAAWRNLSAHPAPVHPVVIDRGEVRLAETFSGLWAVAAGDGLDGARLLTSTQYRILSTVANGEPLCVSLARRELTVVGWASQAAVRTALASLEPTPEGIPGLFYQSADGLLLPDGASF; encoded by the coding sequence GTGAGTGTCTTGGCTGAAGTGGAGCGCCTGCGCCGGAAGGTGGAGGCGGGGGAGAGCCTGAGCGACGCGGAGCTGGAGGCCCTGCGTTCCCATGCGGGGAGGGGCGAGGGCCCTGTCCTCCGGTTGACGGTGGCGCATGCCCTCATCAACGCGGGGGCGGACCGTGAGGCACTCCCGCTCCTAGAGGCCCTGCGGCGAGATTTCCCTCAGGACCTGCCGGTGATGCTGGGCCTGGCGCGCGCGCTGCTCGGGCTCGAGCGCCATGGCGACGCGGAGGCGCTGCTGCGGCAGGTCTGGTCTCGCGAGCCCGGAGACCCCGAGGTCCTCAAGGTGCTCTCCGTGCTGGCGCTGCGTCGAGGCGAAGTCGGCAAGGCCCAGGCCTACGTCGAGGAGGCGCTGGCACGGGACCCGTTCGACGGGGAGGCTCGGCTGCTGAAGGAAGAGCTGGAGGCGGCGGAGCTGCCACCCCCGAGCGCACCGGAAGAACAGGTGCTCCGGCCAGAGTTCATCGCCGCGCTCACGGGCGCCCTGGGGCGCGCACGTGTGAGCTTCCGCCGTCAGGGCAAGGACCTGCTCGTGAAGCTGGCCACGGGCGGCGTGGGCCGCGTGGACGTGGGCTCGCTGTACGCCGCCTACCTCGAGGCGCCTGGAACCCAGGGCCTGCTGGCCTACGCGGAGGCGCTCGCGGCGAGGTTGAGCGGACTCGATTCAGGACTGGGCTCAGGGGACGCGCCGCTGGAGTCTCGGCTTCGGCCGGTGCTGCGGCCTCCGCGCTTCGTGGAGAAGGCGGTGGGCGCGCTGCATCGTCCGGGGCCCGCGGGCCTCGAGGTGTTCTACGTCCTGGAGGACGCCGACTTCGTGCGCTACCTGCCCGAGTCCGCGCTCGGCCCCGCGGGATTGACTCCCGAGGCCGTGGATGAAGCCGCGTGGCGCAACCTGTCGGCCCATCCCGCGCCCGTGCACCCCGTGGTCATCGACCGAGGCGAGGTTCGGTTGGCGGAGACCTTCTCGGGCCTCTGGGCCGTGGCGGCGGGAGACGGCCTGGATGGCGCGCGGCTGCTCACGAGCACGCAGTACCGCATCCTCTCGACGGTGGCGAATGGCGAGCCCCTCTGTGTGTCCCTGGCTCGTCGCGAGCTGACCGTGGTGGGCTGGGCTTCGCAGGCCGCTGTCCGCACGGCGCTCGCGTCCCTGGAGCCCACCCCCGAGGGGATTCCGGGCCTCTTCTACCAATCCGCGGACGGACTCCTGTTGCCGGACGGCGCCTCCTTCTGA
- a CDS encoding DUF4230 domain-containing protein: MANLSRILGPLLGVAAGVLVAGWLMKPTPASLPDTASVVQQMREVTRLETLQVSLYKKVTFTPEPEATDALWKDVVNWARHTLQNPHGRAIVFADAHLGFDFQRIGPGSLHVAGTKVQVVLPPVDVRIELRPGETEVMDSNLDSTQTAQLLEKAKVAFERDVRADSRLQQRARDSAERSLRVLLLTLGYREVLFVERLPSTGTAG, translated from the coding sequence ATGGCGAACCTCTCGCGAATCCTCGGTCCGCTCCTGGGTGTCGCGGCCGGAGTCCTGGTGGCGGGTTGGCTCATGAAGCCCACGCCTGCCTCCCTGCCCGACACCGCGTCGGTGGTGCAGCAGATGCGCGAGGTGACCCGACTGGAGACGCTCCAGGTCTCCCTCTACAAGAAGGTCACCTTCACGCCCGAGCCCGAGGCCACGGATGCTCTCTGGAAGGACGTGGTGAACTGGGCGCGGCACACGCTCCAGAACCCGCATGGGCGCGCCATCGTCTTCGCGGACGCGCACCTGGGCTTCGACTTCCAGCGCATCGGCCCGGGAAGCCTCCATGTCGCGGGCACGAAGGTGCAGGTGGTGCTGCCCCCTGTCGACGTGCGCATCGAGCTGCGGCCCGGGGAGACGGAGGTCATGGACTCCAACCTGGACAGCACGCAGACGGCGCAGCTCCTGGAGAAGGCGAAGGTCGCGTTCGAGCGCGATGTGCGCGCGGACTCGCGCCTTCAGCAGCGCGCCCGGGACTCCGCCGAGCGCTCCCTTCGCGTGCTCCTGCTCACCCTGGGCTATCGCGAGGTGCTGTTCGTGGAGCGACTGCCGTCCACGGGCACGGCGGGCTGA
- a CDS encoding right-handed parallel beta-helix repeat-containing protein, which yields MLKSGFLGILLVLLMPTVALATDVPPNTYIGTYAVWTAAGNPWRLQGALTIGDGGTLTLEPGVVVETANATGISLRVGGSLAVNGTAASPVSIQLQANNIEVYGNGTVVADHLTVVGGQPAFNVESNGSATFNHSRLTSGAPAFSISWDGRVDFENGVINDCKQVMWLARGEAAIRSSVIHGCTPTGTNPLISIVNSESKTTLVHNTFFDNGGVAIEASMPVANTDLALTLHDNIIMGRGYYGVRLTNVRAPVVHHNAVWGFLIANYLGVSPGAGSVNANPLLQGFAHLSENSPVRNAASDGTDMGAFPYAGHPAHPLLLEGILRSDRTLTGANVVTGDLQVPAGVSLTLAPGASVTVTNLKSGPGNSTVPVKVLIAGSLKVEGTSAAPARFERESSNSEVAELHGEASFKHAEVRGGLLIRGTASFQDSTLTLLGSYVRVQGTGSATFKDSAMMLSNSLVTEDNSTATVENFTLSGGRLEARGSSTLTAKKVTATRGGVSVSDSATATVTDSTFLEGESCLKVTGGSLTFERGSLQKCLNAVEATGGVVNVSYSLVRDNMRKAPSMAGGFHLANASASIVHNTVIHNEWGGFSVATQPQNSVEIRDNIIHANQHVGIEVVPATNISIHHNAVWGHSDNYRGNPTLGPGSLTEDPLFVSPRHVTFLETSPCRNAASDGTDMGAFPYVPVPAVSLALDTSSVTLPGNSTSRLTAKVLDAAGLELPRTVVTWTVPAEVGTIDSSGKLTAGCALGSYPGAVVATVGALSASADVTVTLGPIQSVTLTPSQVTLRIGETQQFSVTAPDACGREVPTARRWATNSPSLGSITTSGLYTASTQVMSDAMGVKVEVGGLYAHASVNIQPGPVQTVKLSPAHLTLAANSQAQVSAVALDRAGNPVPGDVSLRVVGGGGTLDASNRFNAGIVAGHFPRTLEASVEGVSATADVTVTPGPLVRFDVVPSINEVKTRATRQFTAQGFDAWGNKWTLSPTWTVTSPSLGTIDSKGLFRAGTVAGLYSGGVKATTEGISRSVDVKVLPGALSRLALTPSFTTLEPEGMQRFGVMGFDADGNAVTVSPAWSVEMWGAGSITSDGLYTAPKVAGTYSGSVRVAAEHLSLYATVYVTPGAISRLEISPTSPSVVVKGSVPFQVKAFDAYDNEVTSFSASWSVVKGGGSISAAGVFTAGTVAGTFADSVRVSVAGVAKTASITVTPGAVSRVVLSPQGPTVAAGSTVAFSAKAFDAYDNEVTSAPATWKVVNGGGSIDGAGVFTAGIAVGAFPGTVQVAVGGIVEQASISVVAAAPSRVVLTPQNPTLPAGGSVTFNVQAFDMYGNEAPAYPATWKVVNGGGTVNASGVFSAGTVAGTFLNTVQVTVGSATGTTSVTVTSTTPNPEPGEPSRVVLTPQNPTLSAGSPVTFRVQAFDAQGNEMTRQPATWRVVNGGGSIDASGVFTAGPVAGTFSNTVQVTVGGVTATTSVTVTATTPNPEPGEPSRVVLTPQNPTLPAGGSVTLRVQAFDVNGKETTRYPATWKVVNGGGSIDASGVFTAGPVAGTFSNTVQVTVGSVTGTTSVTVTSTTPNPEPECQRSSDCGGGETCNAGVCEAPPTSGGKEGGGGCSSSGAGTSVFGLLVLVLVLLALDSRKRRTAR from the coding sequence GTGCTCAAGTCAGGATTCCTCGGGATTCTCCTCGTCTTGTTGATGCCCACCGTCGCGCTGGCGACGGACGTCCCGCCAAACACGTACATTGGCACCTACGCCGTCTGGACCGCGGCCGGGAATCCCTGGAGGCTCCAGGGTGCGCTCACCATCGGTGATGGCGGCACGCTGACCCTGGAGCCCGGGGTCGTGGTGGAGACCGCGAACGCCACCGGCATCTCTCTCCGGGTCGGTGGCTCCTTGGCGGTCAATGGGACCGCGGCCTCGCCCGTCTCCATCCAGCTCCAGGCCAACAACATCGAGGTCTATGGGAATGGGACCGTGGTCGCCGACCATCTCACCGTCGTTGGAGGCCAGCCTGCCTTCAATGTGGAGTCGAACGGCTCCGCGACCTTCAACCACAGCAGGCTGACGTCTGGCGCCCCCGCCTTTTCCATCAGTTGGGATGGCCGCGTCGACTTCGAGAACGGCGTCATCAATGACTGCAAGCAGGTGATGTGGCTGGCCCGTGGCGAGGCGGCCATCCGCTCCAGCGTGATTCATGGGTGCACCCCGACGGGCACCAACCCCCTCATCAGCATCGTCAACTCGGAGTCGAAGACGACGCTCGTCCACAACACCTTCTTCGACAATGGAGGGGTCGCCATCGAGGCGTCCATGCCCGTGGCGAACACGGACCTCGCCCTCACCCTTCACGACAACATCATCATGGGCCGGGGGTACTATGGCGTGCGGTTGACGAATGTCCGCGCGCCCGTCGTCCATCACAACGCGGTGTGGGGCTTCCTGATCGCCAACTACCTGGGCGTCAGTCCCGGAGCAGGGAGCGTCAATGCCAATCCCCTCCTCCAGGGCTTCGCCCATCTCTCCGAGAACTCTCCCGTGAGGAATGCCGCCTCGGATGGGACGGACATGGGGGCCTTCCCCTACGCGGGACATCCCGCCCACCCCCTGCTCCTCGAGGGCATCCTGCGCTCGGACCGGACGTTGACCGGTGCCAACGTCGTCACCGGAGACCTCCAGGTCCCCGCGGGGGTCTCCCTGACGCTCGCGCCCGGTGCCAGCGTCACCGTCACGAACCTGAAGAGTGGGCCCGGAAACAGCACGGTGCCGGTGAAGGTCCTCATCGCGGGCTCACTGAAAGTCGAAGGGACTTCCGCCGCGCCCGCCAGGTTCGAACGCGAGTCTTCCAATTCCGAGGTGGCCGAGCTCCACGGCGAGGCGAGCTTCAAACACGCCGAGGTGAGAGGAGGGTTGCTCATCCGGGGCACGGCCTCGTTTCAGGACTCCACCCTGACGTTGCTGGGCTCCTATGTCAGGGTCCAGGGCACGGGCTCCGCCACGTTCAAGGACTCCGCCATGATGCTCTCCAACTCCCTCGTGACCGAGGACAACAGCACCGCCACGGTCGAGAACTTCACCCTGTCGGGAGGGAGGCTGGAGGCTCGGGGGAGCAGCACCCTCACGGCGAAGAAGGTCACCGCGACGAGAGGGGGCGTCTCTGTCTCCGACTCCGCCACCGCGACGGTGACGGACTCCACCTTCCTGGAGGGGGAGTCCTGTCTGAAGGTCACGGGCGGCTCGCTCACCTTTGAACGGGGCTCGCTCCAGAAGTGCCTCAACGCGGTCGAGGCCACGGGGGGCGTCGTGAATGTCTCCTACAGCCTGGTGCGCGACAACATGCGGAAGGCTCCCTCGATGGCGGGGGGCTTTCACCTCGCCAATGCCTCCGCCTCGATTGTCCACAACACCGTCATCCACAACGAGTGGGGGGGCTTCTCCGTCGCCACCCAGCCTCAGAACTCCGTGGAGATTCGCGACAACATCATCCACGCCAACCAGCACGTGGGCATCGAGGTCGTGCCGGCCACCAACATCTCCATCCATCACAACGCGGTCTGGGGACACTCCGACAACTACCGGGGGAACCCCACGCTGGGCCCTGGGAGTCTCACCGAGGACCCGCTCTTCGTCAGTCCTCGCCACGTGACGTTCCTGGAGACCTCTCCTTGTCGCAATGCCGCGTCGGATGGGACGGACATGGGCGCCTTCCCCTATGTCCCGGTCCCCGCCGTGTCCCTCGCGTTGGACACGTCCTCCGTCACGCTGCCCGGCAACAGCACGTCTCGACTCACCGCCAAGGTCCTCGACGCGGCCGGTCTGGAGTTGCCACGCACGGTCGTCACCTGGACGGTCCCCGCCGAGGTGGGGACCATCGATTCGAGCGGCAAGCTCACCGCGGGGTGTGCGCTCGGTTCGTATCCTGGGGCGGTGGTCGCGACGGTGGGGGCGCTTTCCGCCTCGGCGGATGTGACGGTGACGTTGGGGCCCATCCAGTCGGTGACGCTCACCCCGTCGCAAGTGACGTTGCGCATCGGGGAGACGCAGCAGTTCTCGGTGACGGCCCCGGATGCCTGCGGACGTGAAGTCCCGACGGCGCGCCGGTGGGCCACGAACAGCCCGTCGCTCGGCTCCATCACGACCAGCGGTCTCTACACCGCGAGCACCCAGGTCATGAGTGATGCCATGGGCGTCAAGGTCGAAGTGGGCGGCTTGTATGCCCATGCGAGCGTGAACATCCAGCCGGGGCCGGTGCAGACCGTCAAGCTGTCACCCGCGCACCTCACGTTGGCCGCGAACTCCCAGGCGCAGGTCTCCGCCGTGGCCCTCGACCGCGCGGGGAATCCCGTGCCGGGCGACGTCTCCTTGAGGGTCGTCGGAGGGGGCGGCACCCTCGACGCCTCGAACCGCTTCAACGCGGGGATCGTCGCGGGCCACTTCCCGAGAACCCTCGAGGCCTCGGTCGAAGGAGTCTCGGCGACGGCGGATGTCACCGTGACCCCGGGGCCGCTCGTGCGCTTCGATGTGGTTCCCAGCATCAATGAGGTGAAGACGCGGGCGACCCGCCAGTTCACGGCGCAGGGGTTCGACGCGTGGGGCAACAAGTGGACCTTGTCCCCGACGTGGACCGTGACCAGCCCCTCGCTGGGGACCATCGACTCCAAGGGCTTGTTCCGGGCCGGTACGGTGGCGGGACTCTATTCGGGGGGTGTGAAGGCGACGACGGAGGGCATCTCGCGCTCCGTTGACGTCAAGGTGCTGCCGGGGGCGTTGTCGAGGCTCGCGCTCACGCCCTCGTTCACCACGCTGGAGCCCGAGGGCATGCAGCGGTTCGGGGTGATGGGGTTCGACGCGGATGGAAACGCGGTCACCGTCTCTCCGGCGTGGTCGGTGGAGATGTGGGGCGCGGGGAGCATCACGTCGGACGGGCTCTACACCGCGCCGAAGGTCGCGGGGACGTACTCCGGCAGCGTGCGCGTCGCCGCGGAGCACCTCTCGCTCTACGCCACGGTCTACGTGACGCCTGGCGCCATCAGCCGCCTGGAGATTTCACCGACGTCCCCCTCCGTCGTCGTGAAGGGCTCGGTGCCGTTCCAGGTGAAGGCGTTCGATGCGTATGACAACGAGGTCACCTCGTTCTCGGCGTCGTGGAGTGTCGTGAAGGGTGGAGGCAGCATCAGCGCGGCGGGGGTCTTCACCGCGGGCACCGTGGCGGGGACGTTCGCGGACAGCGTGCGGGTCAGCGTGGCGGGGGTGGCGAAGACGGCCAGCATCACCGTCACGCCGGGGGCGGTGAGCCGGGTCGTCCTGTCTCCGCAGGGGCCCACGGTGGCGGCGGGGAGCACGGTGGCGTTCAGCGCGAAGGCGTTCGATGCGTACGACAACGAGGTGACTTCGGCACCGGCGACGTGGAAGGTGGTGAATGGCGGAGGCTCCATCGATGGCGCGGGAGTCTTCACCGCGGGCATCGCGGTGGGGGCCTTCCCGGGGACGGTGCAAGTCGCCGTGGGTGGCATCGTGGAGCAAGCCTCCATCTCCGTGGTGGCCGCGGCGCCGAGCCGGGTCGTCCTCACGCCGCAGAACCCCACGCTTCCGGCGGGGGGCTCGGTGACCTTCAACGTGCAGGCGTTCGACATGTACGGCAACGAGGCGCCCGCGTACCCGGCGACGTGGAAGGTGGTGAATGGGGGAGGCACCGTGAATGCCTCGGGTGTCTTCAGCGCGGGCACGGTGGCGGGCACGTTCTTGAACACCGTCCAGGTGACGGTGGGGAGCGCGACGGGGACGACCTCGGTGACCGTCACTTCGACGACGCCGAACCCCGAGCCCGGCGAGCCGAGCCGGGTCGTCCTCACGCCGCAGAACCCGACGCTGTCGGCGGGAAGCCCGGTGACCTTCCGCGTGCAGGCGTTCGACGCGCAGGGCAACGAGATGACCCGGCAGCCGGCCACGTGGAGGGTGGTGAACGGTGGAGGCTCCATCGACGCCTCCGGCGTCTTCACCGCCGGCCCGGTGGCGGGCACGTTCTCGAACACCGTCCAGGTGACGGTGGGGGGCGTGACGGCGACGACCTCGGTGACCGTCACCGCGACGACGCCGAATCCCGAGCCCGGCGAGCCGAGCCGGGTCGTCCTCACGCCGCAGAACCCCACGCTTCCCGCGGGAGGCTCGGTGACCCTCCGCGTGCAGGCGTTCGACGTGAACGGCAAGGAGACGACCCGGTACCCGGCCACGTGGAAGGTGGTGAACGGTGGAGGCTCCATCGACGCCTCCGGCGTCTTCACCGCCGGCCCGGTGGCGGGCACGTTCTCGAACACCGTCCAGGTGACGGTGGGGAGCGTGACGGGGACGACCTCGGTGACCGTCACCTCGACGACGCCGAATCCCGAGCCCGAGTGCCAGCGGTCGTCGGACTGTGGCGGGGGTGAGACGTGCAACGCCGGGGTCTGCGAGGCGCCTCCGACCTCGGGCGGAAAGGAAGGGGGCGGCGGTTGCAGCAGCTCGGGGGCCGGGACGTCGGTGTTCGGGTTGCTGGTGCTGGTGCTGGTGCTGCTGGCGCTCGACTCGCGGAAGCGACGCACCGCGCGGTGA
- a CDS encoding right-handed parallel beta-helix repeat-containing protein, producing the protein MPTVALATNVPGGVLASDTTWTAAGNPWTIQGTLTIPVGVTLTLEPGVSVTTPDDTALNLEVLGSLVAVGTADDSINILLHGNSIRVRGTVVADHVFVVGGQPSFRVEGSGSATFNHSTLRSGAPSLDISGGSLNFENGFVGNCKQVMKTTGGTSTLRSSLIHDCTPTGTTPLIKISGSSPKVTLVHNSFFDNGGSAIDGFMNGGPTDVSITLYDNIIVGKGSYGLRLTNVLAPVVHHNVVWGFTDANYVGVSPGEGSVTANPLILGYGSLTENSPARNVASDGTDMGAVPYSGLPAHPVLLEGILRSNRTLTGDNVVTGDLLVPAGITLTLAPGASVMVKSWKDGPGESSVSLKVLIAGSLKAEGTVEAPVRFDHEYDYDVTTLQGQASFKHARVKGALTFWGSATFEEVTLEPSFSIVIKGTGSATFKGITGTGSGSIQLKDDSTATVENVTLSRASLYAEGNSTLTVKDATLTKGGVSVSDSATATVTDSHLTEGYPCLRVLGGSLTFERGTLEKCSSAVEATGGVVNVSYSLLRDNERSSPALVGGLHLANVSASIAHNTIINNKWGALYIATQPQNTVEIRDNIIKSNEYTGIEVVPASNISIHHNAVWGHSSNYKGNPTLGPGSLTQDPLFVSPRHLTLLETSPCRNSASDGTDMGAFPYVPVPGASIVLGGYSLTTSGNTKNSVSARVYDAEGLELPHAVVTWSATPEVGTIDADGVLTTGCTLGSYPGAMVARSGNASASVDVTVQLGSVQTVVVTPSQVTLRIEETQQFSAKGVDFCGYEVPTTFQWATGHTAAGRISASGLYTASSNVYSDAKGIQVTAGGKTGSASLNILPGPLHHLSLWPETVTMALNSSMDFFATPRDRAGNTLPGSVAWSVVGGGGTIDALGHFVAGSVAGSFPKTVQASFGGLTVAADVIVTPGWLHRVEVMSASNEVRTRGSIQFTAQGFDEWGNKRVGSPTWTVMNPALGTIDSNGLLKVGTVAGFFPGAVMARMTDGFGTEVTGLADVTVRPGPLSRLVLMPTLVTLEPQATQQFGVMGFDVDGNAVTLSPTWSVVTAGAGAITPEGLYTAPRVAGTYSNSVRVGAEHLTLTTTVFVKPAAVRRVEISPEAPAVVVKGTVPFQVKAFDAYDNEVTSASAAWSVVKGGGSISAAGVFTAGTVAGTFADSVQVTVEGVTKATGVTVTPGAVSRIAISPQGPTVAAGSTVAFSAKAFDAYGNEVTSAPATWKVVNGGGSIDGAGVFTAGIVVGAFPGTVQVTVGGVVEQASVSVVAAAPSRVVLSPQNPTIPAGGSVTFSAQAFDMYGNEAPAYPATWKVVNGGGTVNASGVFSAGTVAGTFLNTVQVTVGSATGTTSVSVTSTTPNPEPECRQSSDCGGGETCNAGVCEAPPTSGGKEGGGGCSSSGTGTSVFGLLVLVMLAFDSRKRRAAR; encoded by the coding sequence GTGCCCACCGTCGCGCTGGCGACCAACGTTCCGGGCGGCGTGCTCGCCAGTGACACCACCTGGACCGCGGCGGGGAATCCCTGGACGATTCAGGGCACGCTCACCATCCCGGTGGGCGTCACGCTGACGCTGGAGCCTGGGGTCTCGGTGACGACCCCGGACGACACCGCCCTCAATCTCGAGGTCCTGGGCTCCTTGGTGGCCGTGGGGACCGCGGACGACTCCATCAACATCCTGCTCCACGGCAACAGCATCCGTGTCAGGGGGACGGTGGTCGCTGACCATGTCTTCGTCGTTGGAGGCCAGCCTTCCTTCCGGGTGGAAGGGAGCGGCTCGGCGACCTTCAATCACAGCACGCTGCGGTCTGGCGCTCCATCCTTGGATATCAGCGGCGGCAGCCTCAACTTCGAGAACGGTTTCGTTGGCAACTGCAAGCAGGTGATGAAGACCACGGGTGGCACGTCGACCCTCCGCTCCAGCCTGATTCATGACTGCACCCCGACGGGCACCACCCCCCTCATCAAGATCAGCGGCTCCTCGCCGAAGGTGACGCTCGTCCACAACAGCTTCTTCGACAATGGAGGGAGCGCCATTGATGGGTTCATGAATGGGGGGCCCACGGATGTCTCCATCACCCTCTACGACAACATCATCGTCGGCAAAGGGTCCTACGGCCTGCGATTGACGAATGTCCTCGCGCCCGTCGTTCATCACAACGTGGTGTGGGGCTTCACGGATGCCAACTACGTGGGTGTCAGTCCCGGAGAAGGGAGCGTCACCGCCAATCCGCTCATCCTGGGATACGGCAGCCTGACGGAGAACTCCCCCGCGCGGAATGTCGCCTCGGATGGGACGGACATGGGGGCCGTCCCCTATTCGGGGCTTCCCGCCCACCCCGTTCTCCTCGAGGGCATCCTGCGCTCGAACAGGACGTTGACGGGTGACAACGTCGTCACCGGAGACCTCCTTGTTCCCGCGGGCATCACCCTGACGCTCGCGCCCGGTGCCAGCGTCATGGTCAAGAGTTGGAAGGATGGGCCGGGGGAGAGCAGTGTGTCGCTGAAGGTCCTCATCGCGGGCTCGCTGAAGGCCGAAGGCACTGTTGAGGCGCCTGTCCGGTTTGACCATGAGTACGACTACGATGTGACCACGCTCCAAGGACAGGCGAGCTTCAAACACGCGCGAGTGAAGGGGGCGCTTACCTTCTGGGGCTCCGCGACGTTCGAGGAGGTCACGCTGGAGCCGTCGTTCAGTATCGTCATCAAGGGTACGGGCTCCGCCACGTTCAAGGGCATCACCGGGACGGGGTCTGGCTCCATCCAGCTCAAGGACGACAGCACCGCCACGGTCGAGAACGTCACCTTGTCGCGAGCGAGCCTGTATGCCGAGGGGAACAGCACCCTCACGGTCAAGGACGCCACCCTGACGAAAGGGGGTGTCTCTGTGTCTGATTCCGCCACCGCGACCGTGACGGACTCCCACCTCACGGAGGGATATCCCTGTCTGAGGGTCCTGGGCGGTTCACTCACCTTCGAGCGAGGCACTCTCGAGAAGTGCTCCTCCGCGGTCGAGGCCACGGGGGGCGTGGTGAACGTCTCCTACAGCTTGTTGCGAGACAACGAGCGGTCGTCCCCCGCGCTGGTGGGTGGACTGCACCTCGCGAACGTCTCCGCGTCCATCGCCCACAACACCATCATCAACAACAAGTGGGGCGCCCTCTACATCGCGACCCAGCCGCAGAACACCGTCGAGATTCGCGACAACATCATCAAGTCCAACGAGTACACGGGCATCGAGGTCGTTCCGGCCTCCAACATCTCCATCCATCACAACGCGGTCTGGGGTCATTCCAGCAACTACAAGGGCAACCCCACGCTGGGCCCTGGCAGCCTCACCCAGGACCCGCTCTTCGTCAGCCCGCGCCACCTGACGCTGCTGGAGACCTCTCCCTGTCGCAACAGCGCGTCGGATGGGACGGACATGGGGGCCTTCCCCTACGTCCCCGTCCCCGGTGCGTCCATCGTGCTGGGCGGGTACTCCCTCACGACGTCTGGCAATACGAAGAACTCGGTCAGTGCCAGGGTCTACGACGCGGAGGGTCTGGAGCTTCCCCATGCCGTCGTCACCTGGTCGGCCACCCCTGAAGTGGGGACCATCGACGCGGACGGAGTCCTCACGACGGGGTGCACGCTTGGTTCGTATCCTGGAGCGATGGTCGCCAGGTCGGGGAATGCCTCCGCCTCGGTGGATGTGACGGTGCAGTTGGGGTCCGTCCAGACGGTGGTGGTCACTCCCTCGCAAGTGACGTTGCGCATCGAGGAGACGCAGCAGTTCTCCGCGAAGGGGGTGGATTTCTGCGGCTATGAAGTCCCGACGACCTTCCAGTGGGCCACGGGCCACACGGCGGCGGGGCGCATCTCCGCCAGCGGTCTCTACACCGCGAGCTCCAATGTCTATAGCGATGCCAAGGGGATTCAGGTCACCGCGGGGGGCAAGACGGGCTCCGCGAGCCTGAACATCCTGCCGGGGCCGTTGCATCACCTCTCCCTGTGGCCGGAGACCGTCACGATGGCGTTGAACTCCTCGATGGATTTCTTCGCCACGCCTCGTGACCGCGCGGGGAACACCCTGCCGGGCTCCGTTGCCTGGAGTGTCGTCGGAGGGGGAGGCACCATCGATGCCCTGGGCCACTTCGTGGCGGGGTCCGTCGCGGGCTCCTTCCCGAAGACCGTCCAGGCCTCGTTCGGAGGGCTCACGGTGGCCGCGGATGTCATCGTGACGCCGGGATGGCTCCACCGCGTCGAGGTGATGTCCGCCTCCAACGAGGTGCGGACCCGGGGGAGCATCCAGTTCACGGCGCAGGGGTTCGACGAGTGGGGCAACAAGCGGGTCGGGAGTCCGACGTGGACCGTGATGAACCCCGCCCTGGGGACCATCGACTCCAATGGCCTGCTCAAGGTCGGCACCGTGGCGGGGTTCTTTCCGGGCGCTGTGATGGCGCGGATGACCGACGGGTTCGGGACCGAGGTGACGGGCCTCGCCGACGTCACGGTTCGTCCGGGGCCGCTGTCGAGGCTGGTGCTCATGCCGACCCTCGTCACGCTGGAGCCCCAAGCCACGCAGCAGTTCGGCGTGATGGGGTTCGACGTGGATGGAAACGCGGTCACCCTCTCTCCGACGTGGTCGGTGGTGACGGCTGGCGCGGGGGCCATCACGCCGGAGGGGCTCTACACCGCGCCCAGGGTCGCGGGGACGTACTCCAACAGCGTGAGGGTCGGCGCGGAGCACCTCACGCTCACGACCACGGTCTTCGTGAAGCCCGCCGCCGTCCGCCGCGTGGAGATTTCGCCGGAGGCGCCCGCTGTCGTCGTGAAGGGCACGGTGCCGTTCCAGGTGAAGGCGTTCGATGCGTATGACAACGAGGTCACCTCGGCCTCGGCCGCGTGGAGCGTCGTGAAGGGTGGGGGCAGCATCAGCGCGGCGGGGGTCTTCACCGCGGGCACCGTGGCGGGGACGTTCGCGGACAGCGTGCAGGTCACGGTGGAGGGCGTGACGAAGGCGACGGGGGTCACCGTCACGCCGGGGGCCGTGAGCCGCATCGCCATCTCTCCGCAGGGGCCCACGGTGGCAGCGGGGAGCACGGTGGCGTTCAGCGCGAAGGCGTTCGATGCGTACGGCAACGAGGTGACCTCGGCGCCGGCGACGTGGAAGGTGGTGAATGGCGGAGGCTCCATTGATGGCGCGGGTGTCTTCACCGCGGGCATCGTGGTGGGGGCCTTCCCGGGGACGGTGCAGGTCACCGTGGGGGGAGTCGTGGAGCAGGCCTCCGTCTCCGTGGTGGCCGCGGCGCCGAGCCGGGTCGTCCTCTCACCGCAGAACCCGACGATTCCGGCGGGGGGCTCGGTGACGTTCAGCGCGCAGGCGTTCGACATGTACGGCAACGAGGCGCCCGCGTACCCGGCGACGTGGAAGGTGGTGAATGGAGGAGGCACCGTGAATGCCTCGGGTGTCTTCAGCGCGGGCACGGTGGCGGGCACGTTCTTGAACACCGTCCAGGTGACGGTGGGGAGCGCGACGGGGACGACCTCGGTGAGCGTCACTTCGACGACGCCGAATCCCGAGCCCGAGTGCCGGCAGTCGTCGGACTGCGGTGGGGGTGAGACGTGCAACGCGGGAGTCTGCGAGGCGCCTCCGACCTCGGGTGGAAAGGAAGGGGGCGGCGGTTGCAGCAGCTCGGGGACCGGGACGTCGGTGTTCGGACTGCTGGTGCTGGTGATGCTGGCGTTCGACTCGCGGAAGCGGCGCGCCGCGCGGTGA